One stretch of Gammaproteobacteria bacterium DNA includes these proteins:
- a CDS encoding YicC family protein, which produces MTLSMTAFARRGTDTPGGSLVWELRSVNHRYLDVSMRLPEDLRAIETGARETIGARLERGKIEVTLKFQPRESVAGLALDSEAARKLLAAARDVNALAAGLAPISVTDVLRWPGVLRSPGLDAEALSRAALELLGSTLDELIATRMREGTRLRGMLEDRLRTIGDILGRLATLLPEIAADYRTRLEARLGEIRNQLDTTRLEQEMVLHATRSDVAEEVDRLNAHVAEVQRVLGGKGQVGRRLDFLMQELNREANTLASKSVDLRQTNAAVELKVLIEQMREQVQNIE; this is translated from the coding sequence ATGACACTCAGCATGACCGCTTTTGCCCGCCGTGGCACCGATACACCCGGCGGTAGCCTCGTTTGGGAGTTGCGTTCCGTCAATCACCGATATCTTGATGTGAGCATGCGTCTACCCGAGGACTTGCGCGCCATCGAAACTGGTGCCCGCGAGACCATCGGCGCCCGTTTGGAACGCGGCAAGATCGAGGTCACGCTCAAGTTTCAGCCACGCGAATCCGTTGCCGGTCTCGCGCTCGACAGCGAAGCCGCTCGCAAACTATTGGCCGCCGCGCGCGATGTCAATGCGCTTGCCGCCGGCCTGGCACCGATTTCCGTGACAGATGTGCTGCGTTGGCCGGGCGTGCTGCGCTCGCCCGGCCTCGATGCCGAAGCGCTCAGCCGCGCCGCGCTTGAGCTGCTCGGGTCGACGCTCGATGAGTTGATCGCTACGCGCATGCGCGAAGGCACCCGTCTGCGCGGCATGCTGGAAGATCGGCTACGGACGATCGGCGATATTCTTGGCCGCTTGGCAACGTTGTTGCCTGAGATCGCCGCCGATTATCGGACGCGACTGGAAGCTCGGCTCGGCGAAATCCGTAACCAGCTGGACACCACGCGCTTGGAGCAAGAGATGGTATTGCACGCCACGCGTAGCGACGTCGCCGAAGAGGTCGACCGTCTGAATGCCCACGTTGCCGAAGTGCAGCGGGTGCTAGGCGGCAAGGGCCAAGTCGGCCGCCGGCTCGATTTCTTGATGCAAGAGCTGAATCGCGAAGCCAATACGCTCGCTTCGAAGTCAGTCGATCTGCGCCAGACCAATGCCGCCGTCGAGCTTAAGGTGTTGATCGAGCAGATGCGCGAGCAAGTGCAGAACATCGAATAA
- a CDS encoding bifunctional (p)ppGpp synthetase/guanosine-3',5'-bis(diphosphate) 3'-pyrophosphohydrolase, whose translation MTIHPNKHRRSASLPSRETPPRNDVVEAPARNAAAEPRRRGERAAARVAPTRFEIADLCALLKTYLDPKDIADVTAAYQFGANAHEGQCRVSGEPYISHPLEVAHMLASMHMDAKSIIAAILHDVIEDTKTAKELIAEMFGKDVAELVDGVSKITRIEFQSQEEAQAENFRKMLLAMASDIRVILIKLADRLHNMRTLGFLAPERQRAIARETLDIYAPIANRLGVRQWSTELEDLAMATLFPLRYRILNEQIRKRRANRKAIVEKMRTAITMQLEQEGVTAEVSGREKNVYSIYKKMQQKKLPFDQVYDVYGFRIIVDRADTCYRVLGMLHSLYKPIPGRFKDYIAIPKTNGYQSLHTVVFGPFGVSIELQIRTREMHRVADAGVASHWLYKSGEPGGDSMRERALLWLKELLEIQQKAGNSHEFLEHLKIDLFPDEVYVFTPHGDIKKLPRGATVIDFAYDVHTDIGNRCVGAKVNHEQVPLRTTLKNGDHVEILTSDASCPNPSWLDYVVTGKARAHIRSFLKGRQFGGAVELGTRLLERALQDAGVDVATVTNAQRDRLIASLKLANWNQLLHDIGLGNRVAAVVARQLVPTPETEESGFALTRRFRSLLKGSGDKTPALAIRGTEGVVVTYGRCCRPIPGDPILGFLSAGRGIVIHTEDCRNLSKFRKQPQQWIDVRWEEHIESVFPVSIRLDVRNQRGVLASVAAAIAEQDANIDTVTFDDRDGKYTTMEFTVEVKDRVHLASIMRRLRSLDSVVRINRKKA comes from the coding sequence ATGACGATTCATCCCAACAAACACCGGCGATCGGCATCCCTGCCGAGCCGGGAGACACCGCCGCGCAATGACGTGGTGGAGGCTCCAGCCCGCAATGCCGCGGCCGAGCCTCGGCGGCGCGGCGAACGTGCCGCCGCCCGAGTTGCACCCACGCGCTTCGAGATCGCCGATCTCTGCGCGTTGCTCAAAACCTATTTAGATCCAAAGGACATTGCCGACGTCACGGCGGCCTACCAATTCGGCGCTAACGCGCACGAAGGTCAGTGTCGTGTCAGCGGCGAGCCGTACATTTCCCATCCGCTCGAAGTCGCGCACATGCTGGCGTCCATGCATATGGACGCGAAGAGCATCATCGCTGCGATCCTGCACGACGTCATTGAAGACACGAAGACAGCGAAGGAGCTGATTGCCGAGATGTTCGGCAAAGACGTCGCCGAGTTAGTCGACGGCGTTTCCAAGATCACTCGCATCGAGTTCCAGAGTCAGGAAGAAGCGCAGGCGGAAAATTTCCGCAAGATGCTGCTGGCGATGGCGAGCGACATCCGCGTCATCCTCATCAAGCTCGCCGACCGGCTGCATAACATGCGCACGCTCGGTTTCTTAGCGCCCGAGCGCCAACGCGCAATCGCGCGCGAGACGCTCGATATCTACGCACCGATTGCCAATCGCCTCGGCGTACGCCAGTGGTCGACCGAGCTCGAAGACCTAGCGATGGCGACGCTCTTTCCGCTGCGTTATCGCATCTTGAACGAGCAAATCCGCAAACGCCGCGCCAATCGCAAGGCAATTGTCGAGAAGATGCGCACGGCGATCACGATGCAGCTCGAACAAGAGGGTGTCACTGCCGAAGTCAGCGGCCGCGAGAAGAACGTTTACAGCATCTATAAAAAGATGCAGCAGAAGAAACTGCCGTTCGATCAGGTGTACGACGTCTATGGGTTCCGCATCATCGTCGATCGAGCCGACACCTGTTATCGCGTGCTCGGCATGTTGCACAGTTTGTACAAGCCGATTCCCGGCCGCTTCAAAGATTACATCGCCATCCCCAAGACCAACGGTTATCAATCGCTACATACCGTTGTGTTCGGCCCGTTCGGCGTGTCGATCGAGTTGCAAATCCGCACGCGAGAGATGCACCGCGTCGCCGACGCCGGCGTCGCCTCGCACTGGCTCTACAAGAGCGGCGAGCCCGGCGGCGACAGCATGCGCGAGCGCGCGCTGCTGTGGTTGAAGGAGCTGCTCGAGATCCAGCAGAAGGCCGGCAACTCGCACGAGTTCCTCGAGCATCTCAAGATCGATCTGTTTCCGGACGAGGTCTACGTGTTCACACCGCACGGCGACATTAAGAAGTTGCCGCGCGGCGCGACGGTTATCGATTTCGCCTACGACGTGCACACTGATATCGGCAACCGCTGCGTCGGCGCCAAGGTGAACCACGAGCAAGTGCCGCTGCGGACCACGCTGAAGAACGGCGACCACGTCGAAATTCTCACGTCCGATGCCAGCTGTCCGAATCCGTCATGGCTCGATTACGTCGTCACCGGCAAGGCGCGTGCGCATATCCGCAGCTTCCTCAAAGGCCGCCAGTTCGGCGGCGCCGTCGAGCTCGGCACGCGGTTACTCGAGCGCGCCTTACAAGACGCCGGTGTCGATGTCGCGACTGTGACCAACGCCCAACGCGATCGCTTGATCGCCAGTCTTAAACTCGCTAACTGGAATCAATTGCTGCACGATATTGGCCTCGGCAATCGCGTGGCGGCGGTTGTCGCCCGCCAGCTGGTGCCGACACCAGAAACTGAAGAATCCGGCTTCGCGCTGACACGCCGCTTCCGTTCGCTACTAAAAGGCAGCGGCGACAAGACGCCGGCGTTGGCGATTCGCGGTACCGAAGGTGTGGTCGTAACGTACGGACGATGTTGCCGGCCGATCCCGGGCGACCCCATTCTCGGCTTTCTGTCCGCCGGTCGCGGCATCGTCATTCACACCGAGGATTGCCGCAACTTAAGCAAATTCCGCAAGCAACCGCAGCAATGGATCGACGTTCGCTGGGAAGAGCACATCGAAAGTGTCTTCCCGGTGTCGATCCGACTCGATGTGCGCAATCAACGCGGCGTGCTCGCCTCGGTCGCCGCTGCTATTGCCGAGCAAGACGCGAACATCGATACCGTTACGTTCGATGACCGCGACGGTAAGTACACGACGATGGAATTCACGGTCGAGGTCAAAGATCGTGTGCACTTGGCGAGTATCATGCGCCGGCTGCGCTCGCTCGATTCGGTCGTGCGCATCAACCGCAAAAAAGCTTAA
- a CDS encoding RidA family protein, translated as MSKKVIATPAAPKAIGTYSQAIRVGDTVYLSGQIPLVPETMELESGDMRAQITRVFENLKAVARAAGSDLSDIVKLNVYLTDLANFPLVNEVMAQYFPEPYPARAAVGVAALPKGVPVEMDAVLVSAARSAPTAKRKAKAKSKSVKAKKKSKKR; from the coding sequence ATGTCGAAGAAAGTCATCGCGACCCCTGCCGCGCCTAAAGCCATTGGTACCTATTCCCAGGCGATCCGTGTCGGTGATACGGTTTATCTCTCCGGCCAGATCCCGCTGGTACCCGAGACCATGGAGCTCGAATCCGGTGACATGCGCGCGCAGATCACGCGTGTGTTCGAGAACTTGAAAGCCGTTGCTCGCGCTGCCGGCAGCGACCTCAGCGACATCGTCAAGCTCAACGTTTACTTAACCGACCTCGCCAACTTTCCGTTGGTGAACGAAGTGATGGCGCAATATTTCCCAGAGCCGTATCCGGCGCGCGCCGCCGTCGGTGTTGCGGCGTTGCCGAAGGGTGTGCCGGTCGAGATGGACGCGGTGCTCGTCAGCGCCGCGCGTTCGGCGCCGACGGCGAAGCGCAAGGCGAAAGCAAAAAGCAAAAGCGTTAAGGCCAAAAAGAAGAGCAAGAAACGTTAA
- a CDS encoding sigma-70 family RNA polymerase sigma factor: protein MADGTTKGRLEHFYREHKDHVYNYVVRLTFDRDLALDVTQQTFLKALADPKLAGVEQPRAYLLTVARNTLYDEWKRKKEQRLSDDEHAALDELPDDPLEAPQAQAERQDMKDKIEHSISLMRPKFRELMLLRYSEDLSIEEIAAVTGRGISDVKVNLHRARLQFEADFTYLMYARVAPARRRCASLGELLAPYADQELPAEQIRVVDKHLADCAVCTDDMEEMKRSRQLFAALPLVPAPAVLDRLLASSLPGSGTTAPAVKTAVIKTTAMKIVASVVVVAVVGVGGYWLAHKKLTPLAPTVTTPVPPPTAPPAPPPSAPTAKPAAPVAKPKQAEASKDTAPVNKIAATPKTETGKSVMPLWNGPTFAARFVEKSRSGTRVALLYQSKIGTRQEFDDTKWVMIVNFKLGKGWLLNPVTKTYVEDTLDADGVGAEIFKDPKPTKPGGAVDFTTTLDWQPCEDFDTKQKVGEEVMLGRPTVKWLCGNTTAGTTVPQWYDPQLGLVIRDKSWGGTVGEVHDVRIGNLSDRLFQVPAGYRRVKTMAELMRDG from the coding sequence ATGGCAGACGGCACGACCAAGGGAAGGCTCGAGCATTTCTACCGTGAGCACAAGGACCACGTATACAACTACGTGGTCCGGCTCACCTTCGATCGCGATCTCGCGCTCGATGTCACCCAGCAGACATTTCTCAAAGCGCTCGCCGATCCGAAGCTTGCCGGCGTCGAGCAGCCGCGGGCGTATCTGCTCACGGTCGCGCGCAACACCTTGTACGACGAATGGAAGCGGAAAAAAGAGCAGCGGCTGTCGGACGACGAACACGCCGCGCTCGATGAGTTGCCGGACGATCCGCTGGAAGCGCCGCAAGCACAAGCCGAACGCCAGGACATGAAGGACAAGATCGAGCATTCCATCTCGCTCATGCGCCCCAAGTTCCGCGAGCTCATGTTGCTGCGTTATAGCGAGGATCTCAGTATCGAAGAAATCGCTGCGGTCACTGGCCGCGGCATTTCCGATGTCAAAGTTAATTTGCACCGCGCCCGATTACAGTTCGAGGCCGATTTCACCTATCTGATGTATGCGCGCGTCGCGCCGGCGCGCCGACGTTGCGCTTCGCTCGGCGAGTTGCTGGCGCCGTACGCCGACCAAGAATTACCGGCGGAGCAAATCCGTGTGGTCGACAAACATCTGGCCGATTGCGCGGTTTGTACCGATGACATGGAGGAGATGAAGCGTTCGCGACAGTTGTTCGCGGCGCTGCCGCTCGTGCCGGCGCCGGCGGTACTCGATCGCTTGCTGGCATCGTCGTTGCCGGGCAGCGGGACCACTGCCCCGGCTGTTAAGACCGCCGTGATCAAGACGACGGCGATGAAAATCGTCGCCAGTGTCGTCGTCGTTGCCGTCGTTGGCGTTGGCGGTTACTGGCTGGCGCACAAGAAGTTGACGCCGCTCGCACCGACGGTAACGACACCGGTGCCGCCACCAACGGCGCCGCCCGCGCCGCCACCGAGCGCGCCTACCGCGAAACCGGCCGCACCGGTCGCCAAACCGAAGCAGGCCGAAGCGAGCAAAGACACCGCACCGGTCAATAAAATCGCCGCGACTCCGAAAACCGAGACCGGTAAAAGCGTGATGCCGCTATGGAACGGACCGACATTTGCCGCGCGCTTCGTGGAAAAAAGTCGCTCGGGAACGCGGGTGGCGCTGCTTTACCAATCGAAGATCGGTACGCGCCAAGAGTTCGACGACACGAAGTGGGTCATGATCGTGAACTTCAAGCTCGGTAAAGGTTGGCTGCTCAATCCGGTCACCAAGACTTACGTCGAGGACACGCTCGACGCCGACGGCGTTGGTGCCGAGATCTTCAAAGATCCGAAGCCGACTAAACCCGGCGGCGCCGTCGATTTCACCACCACCCTCGATTGGCAGCCGTGCGAGGATTTCGACACCAAGCAAAAGGTCGGCGAAGAAGTCATGTTGGGGCGGCCCACGGTCAAGTGGTTGTGCGGTAACACCACCGCCGGTACCACCGTTCCGCAATGGTACGACCCACAACTTGGCTTGGTGATTCGCGACAAGAGCTGGGGCGGTACTGTCGGCGAGGTGCACGACGTCCGCATCGGCAATCTGTCGGACCGTTTGTTCCAGGTGCCGGCGGGTTATCGCCGTGTGAAAACGATGGCGGAGCTGATGCGGGACGGCTAG
- the gmk gene encoding guanylate kinase, whose product MQPPRLIVLSAASGTGKTSLADALVERVPNLTHSISHTTRPKRPGEQHGVDYYFVSPSEFEAMATAGAFLEHATVFGNRYGTTRRFVDDMLASGKGVIFDIDWQGARAIKRAYPSAVTVFILPPSRAVLEKRLKDRGQDSPEVIARRMQAAVDEMSHYHEFEHVVVNDEFAEALADIEAIVRGNPKACRPLTVDINALLKA is encoded by the coding sequence GTGCAACCACCAAGACTTATCGTTCTGTCCGCCGCTTCCGGCACTGGTAAAACCAGTCTGGCCGACGCGTTGGTCGAGCGTGTGCCGAATTTGACGCATTCCATTTCGCACACCACGCGGCCGAAACGTCCGGGCGAGCAGCACGGCGTCGATTACTACTTCGTCAGCCCCAGCGAGTTCGAGGCCATGGCCACGGCCGGCGCATTTCTCGAGCACGCCACGGTCTTCGGCAATCGCTACGGCACCACGCGGAGGTTCGTCGACGACATGCTGGCGAGCGGTAAGGGCGTGATCTTCGACATCGACTGGCAGGGTGCGCGTGCCATCAAGCGCGCGTACCCGTCGGCAGTCACCGTTTTTATCCTGCCGCCGTCGCGTGCGGTCTTGGAGAAGCGGTTAAAGGACCGTGGCCAAGACAGCCCCGAGGTTATCGCCCGGCGTATGCAAGCAGCGGTCGATGAAATGAGCCATTATCATGAGTTCGAACATGTCGTTGTAAACGACGAATTTGCTGAAGCGCTGGCGGATATCGAGGCGATTGTCCGCGGTAATCCGAAGGCGTGCCGACCGCTCACCGTGGATATTAATGCCTTGCTGAAGGCTTAA
- a CDS encoding Ig-like domain-containing protein, translating to MYKRVGVLLVAGLLMAGCGGGGGGDGDGPNPPPPPPPPPSADTTLPAVVSTNPPNTAVGASLLALRATFSEALDPTTVTVGSVVVTGPTGQINGNVTVDGTTVSFTPSVPLSFNTDYQATLTTAIRDRAGNRLVADYTWHFNTGQQLALGSSAHNTCARLVDGRVKCWGVNPSGQLGLGDAENRGDGPNEMGANLPAVDLGSGRTAVQIVGGGSHICVRLDNLQIKCWGANGYGQLGRSTQSNSVIGNQPGDMGDNLPVVDLGTGRFAVELVAGQDHTCARLDNGRVKCWGLSLALGLGDSGSRGDTPDEMGDHLPYLDFGVNRTVVSLYAGWAHNCARLDNDDVKCWGFNSNGQLGLGDKILRGNTPQTVPANLPALDVGAGRHVVKMALGGQSSCAVLDNGQIKCWGDNAWGALGLGDVTDRGDAPGEMGDNLPPVSLGAGRTVVDLIVGNNHKCALLDNGVLKCWGLEGSIGQLGYGSYYDSSGVGDAPDEMGDALIAVNVGSNLKALEVVAGFSHTCARLDDGRIKCWGQAASGQLGAGDNITRGDQIAEMGDSLPAVDLGQ from the coding sequence ATGTATAAGCGAGTTGGCGTGTTGCTGGTGGCCGGTCTATTGATGGCGGGTTGTGGTGGCGGTGGCGGCGGTGATGGTGACGGTCCGAATCCGCCGCCCCCGCCCCCGCCCCCGCCGTCGGCGGATACGACACTCCCGGCCGTTGTCTCGACCAATCCGCCCAATACGGCGGTCGGGGCGAGCCTGTTAGCACTGCGCGCGACTTTTTCCGAAGCGCTCGACCCGACGACGGTGACGGTCGGCAGCGTTGTGGTAACCGGCCCAACCGGCCAGATCAATGGCAATGTCACCGTCGACGGCACGACCGTCAGCTTCACGCCGAGCGTGCCGTTGTCGTTCAACACCGACTATCAGGCAACGTTGACGACGGCGATCCGCGATCGCGCCGGCAATCGACTCGTTGCTGATTACACTTGGCACTTCAACACCGGTCAGCAGCTGGCGCTCGGCAGTTCGGCCCACAACACCTGTGCGCGGTTGGTGGATGGGCGCGTCAAATGCTGGGGCGTCAATCCCTCCGGTCAACTCGGTTTAGGCGACGCCGAAAATCGCGGCGATGGCCCGAACGAGATGGGCGCGAATCTGCCGGCGGTTGATCTCGGTAGTGGCCGCACCGCCGTGCAAATCGTCGGCGGTGGCTCGCACATATGCGTGCGTCTGGATAATTTGCAGATCAAATGTTGGGGTGCCAACGGCTACGGTCAGCTCGGTCGATCAACCCAGAGCAATTCTGTGATTGGCAATCAACCCGGCGATATGGGCGATAACTTGCCGGTGGTCGATCTTGGTACCGGGCGTTTCGCGGTAGAGCTGGTCGCTGGTCAGGACCATACCTGTGCGCGCTTGGATAACGGCCGCGTTAAGTGCTGGGGGTTGAGTCTGGCCCTCGGGCTCGGCGATTCCGGCTCGCGCGGCGACACACCGGACGAGATGGGCGACCATCTCCCTTACCTCGACTTCGGCGTCAATCGCACCGTCGTTAGTCTGTATGCCGGTTGGGCGCACAACTGTGCCCGGCTCGATAACGACGACGTCAAATGTTGGGGTTTCAACAGCAACGGCCAGCTTGGCCTGGGCGACAAGATCTTGCGTGGCAACACGCCGCAAACCGTGCCGGCAAATCTGCCAGCGCTCGACGTCGGTGCCGGCCGCCACGTCGTGAAAATGGCGCTCGGCGGTCAGAGCAGTTGCGCCGTGCTCGACAACGGTCAGATCAAATGTTGGGGCGACAATGCCTGGGGTGCGCTCGGTCTCGGCGACGTGACCGATCGGGGTGACGCTCCCGGCGAGATGGGCGACAATTTGCCGCCGGTCAGTCTCGGCGCCGGCCGCACCGTGGTCGATCTCATCGTCGGTAACAACCACAAGTGCGCGCTGCTCGACAACGGTGTGCTCAAATGTTGGGGCCTCGAGGGCAGCATCGGTCAACTCGGTTACGGGAGTTACTACGACAGCAGCGGCGTCGGCGATGCGCCGGACGAGATGGGCGACGCGCTCATCGCCGTCAATGTCGGTTCGAATCTCAAGGCGCTGGAAGTTGTTGCCGGGTTCTCGCATACGTGTGCGCGCTTGGACGACGGTCGCATCAAGTGCTGGGGCCAGGCGGCGAGCGGTCAGCTCGGCGCCGGCGACAACATCACTCGCGGCGATCAGATCGCCGAGATGGGCGATAGTTTGCCGGCGGTCGATTTAGGGCAATAA
- the rpoZ gene encoding DNA-directed RNA polymerase subunit omega, whose translation MARITVEDCLENVENRFQLVLVAAKRARQLGIGAEPCVPKENDKPTVLALREIAGGFVTNSILDEDSPQVGFEVDDDSSQQTPAIGIPAEPGDTAAQ comes from the coding sequence ATGGCCCGCATTACGGTAGAAGATTGCCTGGAAAACGTAGAGAACCGCTTTCAATTGGTGTTGGTCGCCGCCAAGCGCGCGCGCCAATTGGGCATCGGCGCGGAGCCGTGTGTGCCGAAAGAGAACGACAAGCCGACAGTGTTGGCGTTGCGTGAGATCGCCGGCGGGTTCGTGACCAATTCGATTCTGGACGAAGACAGCCCACAGGTCGGATTTGAGGTAGATGACGATTCATCCCAACAAACACCGGCGATCGGCATCCCTGCCGAGCCGGGAGACACCGCCGCGCAATGA
- a CDS encoding serine/threonine-protein phosphatase, with product MKYQVAQFSVVGGRSTNEDCVGIAERPNAVILVLADGLGGHTGGELASQTAVETVLKVFQGVKQARLQDPFAFLALTLLQAHRAIVARAQMHVPPLEARTTCVVCLVQDGYAYWAHVGDSRLYHFRRARMLKRTEDHTPVEELRRDGIISEEEMASHPRKSYLLRSLGGNEDPRISLGEETPLHTDDMLLLCSDGLWEALTAEQILVHLEAPKLEDGVEEMLFDAEKRMGHHCDNVTVACLRWEDRAVRALPRHTQPASQIDSAQLYRGAAAKVAAQRNAPTPKEKKLEERKPDTSANEQTSIENRIQELEDFLRKFEPK from the coding sequence ATGAAATATCAGGTCGCACAGTTTTCGGTCGTCGGTGGGCGATCGACTAACGAAGATTGCGTCGGCATCGCCGAGCGTCCGAACGCGGTGATCCTGGTGTTAGCCGACGGCCTCGGCGGTCATACCGGCGGCGAGCTTGCCTCGCAGACCGCGGTCGAGACGGTGCTCAAAGTTTTTCAGGGCGTTAAGCAAGCGCGGCTGCAAGATCCGTTTGCGTTCCTGGCGCTCACGTTGCTGCAGGCGCATCGGGCGATCGTCGCCCGCGCGCAAATGCATGTGCCACCGCTCGAAGCGCGCACGACTTGCGTCGTCTGCCTAGTGCAAGACGGCTACGCCTACTGGGCGCATGTCGGCGATAGCCGGCTGTATCATTTCCGGCGCGCGCGCATGCTGAAGCGCACCGAGGACCACACGCCGGTCGAAGAGCTACGTCGCGACGGCATCATCAGCGAAGAAGAGATGGCGAGCCATCCGCGCAAAAGCTATTTGCTGCGCTCGCTCGGCGGCAACGAAGACCCGCGCATCAGCCTCGGCGAAGAAACGCCGCTGCATACCGACGACATGCTGCTGCTGTGCTCGGATGGATTATGGGAAGCGCTCACCGCCGAACAAATACTCGTGCATCTCGAAGCGCCGAAGCTCGAAGACGGCGTCGAAGAAATGCTATTCGACGCGGAAAAACGCATGGGTCATCACTGCGACAATGTCACCGTCGCCTGCCTGCGCTGGGAAGACCGCGCCGTACGCGCCCTGCCGCGCCATACGCAACCGGCGTCGCAGATCGACAGCGCCCAACTCTATCGCGGTGCCGCCGCTAAGGTGGCCGCGCAACGTAACGCGCCGACACCCAAAGAAAAAAAACTGGAAGAAAGAAAGCCCGACACCAGCGCCAACGAGCAAACCTCGATCGAAAACCGTATCCAAGAACTCGAAGATTTCTTGCGGAAGTTCGAGCCGAAGTAG
- a CDS encoding serine/threonine protein kinase codes for MDKRIEHALPAGYALRQYRIERTLGGGGFSIVYLAQDTQNQRLVVIKEYLPSNQARREGETVESLSAEANITFKQGIKRFFEEAASLATINHPNIVRVVDFFRDNNTVYLVMVYEDGKDLRWYIKRHGGRLSEKFIRTVFPQLLLGLRELHANNLLHLDIKPANIFLRPGGKPLLLDFGAAQPAYREGRVQTAHTLTLGYAPIEQHRRGHLGPWTDIYALGASMWSCMGGRPPYPSLERAERDKQKSAVRTFSRYYSKQLLEIVDWCLKMDQIERPQTAQQLLDVFNQTSEPAAESTELSLLDRLKLPWRKRPSE; via the coding sequence ATGGACAAAAGAATCGAACACGCCCTGCCCGCGGGCTACGCCCTTCGTCAATACCGCATCGAGCGTACGCTCGGCGGTGGTGGCTTTAGCATCGTTTATCTGGCGCAAGACACGCAGAACCAACGGCTCGTCGTCATCAAAGAATATCTGCCGAGCAATCAGGCCCGACGCGAAGGCGAAACGGTGGAAAGCCTGTCGGCCGAAGCCAACATCACCTTCAAGCAGGGCATCAAACGCTTCTTCGAAGAAGCCGCCTCGCTCGCCACGATCAATCATCCGAACATCGTCCGCGTTGTCGATTTCTTTCGCGACAACAACACGGTCTACCTCGTTATGGTGTACGAGGACGGCAAGGACTTGCGCTGGTACATCAAGCGCCACGGCGGACGGTTGTCAGAGAAATTCATTCGCACGGTGTTTCCACAGTTGCTGCTTGGCTTGCGCGAACTGCACGCCAACAACCTGCTGCATCTCGATATCAAGCCGGCGAACATCTTTTTGCGGCCCGGCGGTAAACCGTTGCTGCTCGACTTCGGCGCCGCCCAACCGGCGTACCGCGAAGGTCGGGTTCAAACCGCCCATACGCTGACGCTCGGCTACGCGCCGATCGAGCAACATCGGCGCGGTCATCTCGGTCCGTGGACCGATATCTACGCGCTCGGCGCATCGATGTGGAGCTGCATGGGCGGCCGCCCGCCGTACCCGTCGCTCGAGCGCGCCGAACGCGATAAGCAGAAATCGGCGGTACGCACATTTTCGCGCTACTACTCGAAGCAGCTACTGGAAATCGTCGACTGGTGCTTGAAGATGGACCAGATCGAACGTCCGCAAACCGCGCAGCAACTGCTCGACGTCTTCAATCAAACCTCGGAACCGGCGGCCGAATCGACTGAGCTCAGTCTGCTCGATCGACTCAAGCTGCCCTGGCGCAAGCGTCCATCCGAATGA